One genomic region from Gammaproteobacteria bacterium encodes:
- a CDS encoding DUF5009 domain-containing protein, translated as MPETSDRLLSLDAFRGLTIAGMVLVNNPGSWAYVYAPLAHAEWHGWTPTDLIFPYFLFIVGVAMPFSFRGRLAGGASRSSLFRHVIRRSLILIAIGLAMRAIPDFDFGEMRLYGVLQRIGLVYFAAAGLYLWASARGRMAATAALLLGYWAVMMLVPVPGSAPGDLSPDGNLAAHIDRILMPGRLWSGTWDPEGLLSTFPAIATCLLGIFCGERLQSGRSGRRLAWEMWMAGAVMVALGLAWDLVFPINKNLWTSSYVVFTAGTALLLLGTMFWAIDVKRWRSAWSAPFMACGMNSIAIFVASGMVAKTMARIPAPDAAASSLYDWIFRNGFQSWAGDYNGSLALALAQVAFWLTVAWLLHRRRIYIKI; from the coding sequence ATGCCCGAAACGTCGGACCGCCTCCTCTCCCTGGACGCGTTCCGGGGCCTGACCATCGCGGGAATGGTGCTGGTCAACAACCCGGGCAGCTGGGCGTACGTGTATGCGCCTCTCGCCCACGCCGAGTGGCACGGGTGGACCCCCACCGATCTCATCTTCCCGTACTTCCTGTTCATCGTCGGCGTCGCGATGCCGTTCTCCTTCCGGGGCAGGCTCGCGGGAGGAGCCAGCCGCTCCAGCCTGTTCCGGCACGTCATCCGCCGTTCGCTGATTCTCATCGCGATCGGGCTCGCCATGCGCGCCATCCCGGACTTCGACTTCGGCGAGATGCGCCTATACGGCGTCCTCCAGCGCATCGGCCTCGTGTACTTCGCCGCGGCCGGGCTGTACCTGTGGGCTTCCGCCCGCGGGAGGATGGCCGCCACAGCCGCGCTCTTGTTGGGCTACTGGGCCGTGATGATGCTCGTGCCGGTCCCCGGCTCCGCACCGGGCGACCTCTCGCCGGACGGCAACCTCGCCGCCCACATCGACCGCATCCTCATGCCCGGCCGGCTGTGGTCGGGCACATGGGACCCGGAAGGGCTGCTCTCCACCTTCCCGGCCATCGCCACCTGCCTCCTGGGCATCTTCTGCGGCGAACGGCTCCAAAGCGGCCGCTCCGGCCGCCGGCTCGCCTGGGAGATGTGGATGGCGGGCGCGGTGATGGTCGCGCTGGGACTCGCCTGGGACCTCGTCTTCCCCATCAACAAGAACCTGTGGACCAGTTCCTACGTGGTCTTCACCGCCGGAACCGCGCTCCTGCTGCTGGGCACGATGTTCTGGGCCATCGACGTCAAGCGATGGCGGAGTGCCTGGAGCGCACCGTTCATGGCCTGCGGAATGAACTCCATCGCCATCTTCGTGGCATCCGGGATGGTGGCCAAGACGATGGCGCGGATCCCCGCGCCCGACGCCGCCGCGTCATCCCTCTACGACTGGATCTTCCGCAACGGTTTCCAGTCCTGGGCGGGCGACTACAATGGCTCGCTGGCCCTCGCGCTCGCACAGGTCGCGTTCTGGCTCACCGTCGCCTGGCTGCTGCACCGGCGCCGGATCTACATCAAGATCTGA